A region of the Kineosporiaceae bacterium genome:
CTCGTCGATACGGCACACATCTCGGACCTGACCGCCAGTAAGATCACGTCGGGCACGATCAGCTCGACCCTGCTGCTCGCAGGCACGATCCAGACGGCGACCGGGCTGACCGGCGGCAAGCTCGACTCGGCAGGCATGAGGGCGTACTCCCCGGCCGGGGTGCTGACCACCGAAATCGACTTCGCGACCGGCGCGGCCACCCTTACCGGCAAGGTCCAGACCGGCACCAGCGGATCTCGCGTGGTGATCGACCCGGCGTCGACCGACATCAAGCTGTACCCGACCAGCGGGTCGAGTGTCGCCAAGATCACCGGCGTGGGCGTGGATCAGTCCGGCGCCGGCCCGGCGTCCACCCTGGCATGGATGGATGCCCGCTCGGCCCCTGGCGCAAGCGGGTCATACTCCAACCTGCTGCTGGCCTCCTACCCGTCGGGCACCTTCCGCTCGCAGGTGCTGGTGGCGGCCCGCCAGTCCGACGACCAGACCTCGGCGTGGCTGAACCTGCAGGACGGCGCGTCCGACGCCAGTAAGGGCGCCGTGCTCGGCATGGCCAACGAGGCCGGCGTCACTCAGTCGCTCGTCTCGGCGTTCGCCGCCGGCATCACCCTCAACCACCTGGCATCAGGGTCCTACGTCCGAGCCCAGACGGCCGACGCCACCCTGGCCTGCGGCGGGTCGTCCGTGGTGGCATCGGCCACCGCCGCCTACGCCTACGCCACCGGAAGCGGCAACGCCAGCGTCCAGAACGGGGACGGGTCCTACTGGTCGGCCAACGCCGACGGCGCCTACGGGCACGCCGACGGTCAGGTACTGCTGAGCACGGGCTCGGCACTGCTGTGGCTTCAGCCCACCGGTGAATGCCGTTTCGCCTCGACCGACCAGCTGAGCCTCTACGGTCCCGACATTCGCATCGGCCAGCCCAGCGGTGAGCTGGTGCGCTCCGATGCGATCTACAACAACACGGCCACCTTCACCGCCAACGTCGGCATCGCCACGGCGCCGATCGGCCGGCTCTACCGGCTCACATCGTCGGCCCGGTACAAGGTCGACATCACTGCCGCCGACCTGCCGCTCGCCGCGCTCGCCGAGCTCGCCCCGGTCACCTACTTCGACCGCGGCCAGGCCGAGGCGCAGGACGGCAGCACCGAGGGCCTGAGCCAGCAGCTCGGCCTGATCGCCGAGCAGGTCCACGCCATCCCCGGGCTCGGACACCTGCTCGTCGAGCTCGACCAGGACGGCCGCCCGGAATCCGTGAACTACGAGCGGGTCGGCGTCGCGCTCATCCCCTGGCTGCACGACCTGACCGCGCGGATCGTCGCGCTCGAATCGGAGGACACATGACCCCGTCCCAGGTACCCGCCGAGGCCGTGATCGCCAAGCTGCGCCAGCGCGTCGCGGACGACGCACTCACCATCGCCGTCCAGGCCGTGCAGATCGACGAGCTGGCCGCCCGGCTCGCGGCCCTCGAGGCCGACGCGAGCGCGTGATGCGGATCTCCGACAGCGACCTGCTCACCCAGTACCGCCGCGCCGTGGCCGAGTGGCCATGGGTCGCGGCCGTCGAGCGGCCGGTCGGCCTGCCGCCAATGCTGCTGTGGGCGGTCGCCAGCCGCGAGACCAACATGCACAACATCGTCGGCGATGGTGGCCGTGGGGTCGGGATTTGGCAGCGCGACCGGGTGAGCAACGTCCTGCCCGGCAGCGTCGAGTGGTACCTACAGCACCCTCGCCGCCAAGCCGAGGACGCCGCCGCAATGCTGCTCGGCGCGCACAGCACCTTCGGCACCTGGCATGCCGCGATCGCGGCCTACAACGCCGGGGCCGGCGCCGTGCGCAAGGCCCTCGCTGCCGGCGTCGACCCGGATTCCCGGACGACGCAGGGTGACTACGCGGCCGACGTCGAGTCCCGCCGCGTCCGCCTGCTCGCCATGACCGGCCACCCGGCCGCGCCCACCGCCACGACCACGAGGAGCGCCATGCCTGCCGCCATGCTGTCTGCCCACTTCGCCCGCGCCGAGTTCGCGTGCCGCCACTGCGGCGCCCTGCCCCGAGGCGGGGTGAGCCTGGCCCTGCTGCGCGCCCTCGAGCTGGCGCGAACCCGGCACTTCCCGGACGGGCTCGTGATCGCATCTGGCTACCGGTGCCCCGCGCATCGCCTCTCGCAGGCCACGCCGAGCTCACGGCACACCAAGGGCGACGCCGCCGACATCCCGCCCGTGATGACCGTCCAGCAGGCCAAGGCCTGCGGCTTCAAGGGCATCGGCTTCAACCGGGCCGGCCTCGTCGTCCACGTCGACATGCGGCCGACGCTGCTCGGCCGAGTCGTCACGTTCCCCGACGCCGGGACGGCGTGAGCACTGCAGTGGCGGGGGCCACGATCCACCACCTGGCCGGGACGCGGCCGGGTACCCACCCCCACGCAGGAGTGACCACCTTGGCCGAGTCCGCCGACCACAAGCTCGACCGAGCCCTCGAGATGCTCACTGATGTCCGCGTGGACATCGGGCGCATCGCCGAGCGACAGACCGCCCTGGCGGATCAGACCGCGAGCCACGCCAAGTATCTCGGCGACCTGGCCACCAAGCACCGCGAGGACGTCCGCGCGCTGTGGAAGGCGGTCGACGAGCTGCGCGCCCGGCCCCCGGGCCTGACGGGTAAGGCGCTGCTGGCCGGCGCCGGCACTCTCGTCGCCCTGGCCGTCGGGCTCGTCCAGCTGCTCACCCACGTCCACATCGGCTGATGACTAGCCTCACCCTCACCGACCAGGTCTGGTCGTTCGGACTTCAGCTGGTCATGTGGGTGAGTGCCTGGCATCTCGGCGTCGTGGTCCTGCACGTCGCCGCCAATCGTCCCCCGCGTCCCCTGAGAGGCCGTCATGTCCGATGCCCAGCGCCGAACCGCGCGCACCGTCCTGCAGGTCATCTTGGCCGTCCTGGTGACGTTGCCGGTACTGGTCGCCGCGCTGCCGATCGAGTGGCAGCAGACGCCCTGGCTCGTCTCCGTCGTCGCAGCAGCCGGGGTCATCGCCCGAGTCATGCAGTCTGACCAGGTCGACCGGTTCCTCGAGCAGCTCGGCATCGGGCGCGGCGACGCTGACGGCCGCCACGAAGCCTGACCCTGAACCCCGGCCCGGCGCCGTCGGGTCCGGTCCGCACGAGAAGAGAAGCGAGCCCATGACCAAGAAGTTGAGCCTGTCCCTGGCCGCCCTGGTGGCTGCCATCGTCGGCATCGGGGCACTCCTGGTGCCCGCCCAGGCCGCCGAGAAGCTGGGCACCGCGCGGGGCTGGTGCGTGAAGTCGTCCACTGGCGAGCTGCGCACCCTGCGCCTGACCACCGCCGGCAAGTGCCAGCCCGGCTACTGGGGTCCGATCTCGTTGGCGTCCGGCGTGAAGGGTCCCCAGGGTCCCGCCGGTCCGAAGGGCGACAAGGGCGACCCGGGCGAGGGCGGCACCGTGGTGCTGTGCACCGCGGGCTACACCTCGCGCGACATCGTGGTCGCCAACGCCGCCAAGACCAACGCCGACGCCGCGAAGTTGAAGGCCGCTCAGACCGCCCTAGCCTCGGCGAAGAACGCCCTCGTCGACCGGGAGGCGGATGCCCTGATCGCCGCCAACAACGTCGTCACGGCTCAGTCCGCCGTGGATGCGGCGGACAGCGTCGCCGCGAGGCTGGTCGCGCTGAAGGCACTGGCCGACAAGGTCCTGGCCAAGAAGTCCGCCGACAACTCGGTGGTCCTCGCGGGCAAGGCCGTGGTCACCGCTCAGGCTGAGCTGGACCGGATCATCGCCGCGATCAGCGCGCCGGAGACCTTCACGGTCAAGGCCTGCGTCAAGGGCTGACCCGACCGCACGACTCATCGCTGGGGCTGGTCACCACGGCGATGCCACCGAGGCCCCCGCATCGGCACCCCCTCACCGGGTGCTCGATGCGGGGGCCTCTTCGGCGTGCTCAGGTGCGCCAATCGGCCATACGGATGACACGCGGTCAGGCAGCTTGACGGACGAGTCTGTTCAATGACAGATTGTTTGATGTGAGACAGACACCCCTATCCCAGCTCATCGAGCTGAAGCTCGGCGTGGACCTCCGCCGACACCTGCTCGACGCTCGCGCGGAGGGCAAGGACTGGCGCAGCATCGCCGCCGACCTGACCACCACGACCGGCGTCTCTGTGTCCTACGAGGCCGTGCGCAACTGGCTCGCCGACGAGCTCGACCAGCCGATCGAGGCGACGGCATGATGACTAACGACGACCACACCCCGGCCCCGAGTGACATCCCCGTGAAAGAGAATCCGGCCGATGTCAGCACCCTGATCGACCTGGCCCGCCGTCGCCGCACCCAGGCCCGCGCCCTGGGGGACGACTACCGGGAGGCCGCATGGTTCGCGACCCGCGTCGCAGCCGAGGACATCGACGGCACCGGCCGCACGCCGACCGACGCCGAGCTGGGCGCCGTCGTCCGTGCCCTCGCCCAGGACGAGGCCGACGCTGACGCCAAGGTGCAGGAGCAGATCACGCGCCTCCTCGAGGAGCGCGGCCGATGAGGCTCGTCGCCGCACTGGCCTTCCTGGCCATGGCCTACGGCGCCGCCATCGCTGGCGTCCTCGCCACATACACCGCATCACCGGCCGTCACGGTGCTCACCGGCAGCAGCATCGCTGCCCCCTGATCGCCTGCTCGCGTCGTCCCGGGGACCCCGACCCCCGAGCGGCCCGTCGCCCATTCCCCCGGTGGGCATGGCCCGGACGGCGCGAGCAGGCCCCCCCACCCCAGTCCCGCCTGGTCGACGTGAGGTCCCGGGCGGGACTGGACCCAAGACCTCACGAGACCTCACGACAGGAGACCTGAGATGGCCCACCACGGCCGAACCCCACAGAGCGTCCTCGACGCACCCCAGCTCACCCCAGTGCTCGGCGAGCTGGCCGAGTACATCGCCACCCGCACCGACGCCAAGGGCGGCGTGGTGGCCATCGGCCGGCGTGCCGTCCGCGCCTACGACCGCACTGCCCGACTGTCCCAGCCCAAGGCCGAGCAGGCACCCCGCATCCGTCCCGAGCGGATCACCACCTTCGGCGCGCACCTGGCCCGCGCGGCCCGCCGTGAGCTGGCCGTCTACCGCCGCCAGGAGCAGAAGGCCTTCAACGACCGCATGAAGGCCAACCGCACCGCTCTGGCTATGGCTGGTGCGCGATGAACCTCACCACCACGCGGCGCATCCCACGCCCCCGCCCCGCCGTCCAGCCCGAGCGGCACCTGCACACCCCACTGGGCGACCAGCGCGAGCGGGCCGCCATCTGCTACTGCGGCGGCCAGACGTTCAACGTCTGCGCCCGCTGCGACCGGCACTGTGCGTGCGAGGTGGCCCGATGAGCGACGTCCGGATGATCTTCGAGACGGACGACACCGACGGCGACTCGGTGATCATCGAGACCCGGAGCGGGAAGCCGGACGAGCTGATCGTGCGGGGCGATGCCACCTACCTCACCCGCCAGCAGGTCACCGAGATGCGCACCGCCCTCGGCGAGTGGCTGGCCAGCACCGCACCCGAGCCCTGAGGCGGCACCGGAACCCGTTGCGCCCGAGCTGATCGCGGGGCGCAGGTACCGGTTGGGCCGAACCCGACCTTCCTGTTCGACGGCGGGCGGAGGTGAACCGGTACCTCTCGGAGGGTGCCGTGGTTGAGCTCGTCGGCGACGTGAATGCCGATGGTAATCGCCGTCTCCACGTCCGGCGTAACCACCTTCGCGATCGACCCCCGCCACCTCACCCTGCTCCCCGAGGACGAGCCCACCGACCGCGACGTCGAGCGTGACGCCCAGGTGGCTGAGCTGGCCCGCGTGGTGGCCAGCCTTACGGCCAAGGTCGACGTCCTGGCCGAGCAGCGCGATCACCTCAACCGGCACATCGACCGTCTCGCCGCCCGGCTCAACCAGTTGGAGTCGGACGCCGCCAGGCCGTCGCCCCTGCACCAGGCCATCGCCGACGAGATCCGCCGCGCGGCAGGTGCGCGATGATCGCGATCGTCTACGAGACCGACTGCCACTGCGGCGGGACCGCGGCGTCCACCACCCTGGCGATGGACCAGCCTGACGTGCACGGCCAGGTCCACATCGACGTCGACATGTCCATCGGCCAGACCTACCTCACCTGCAATGACTGTGGCTGCTCCTACGGCACCGGCGACATCGAGTTCTTCAGTGATGACGAGGACTCCTGCCCCGGCTCGGACCCCGACGACGAGGACGACGAGGACGACCCATCCGCCCCGGCAGGTTCCCAATGAGGTCCCGCCGCTACTACGCCATCCGCACCGCCGTCCGCTGGGCCATCTGGGGACCGGTCGGACTCGGCGTCTACCTCTTGCTCTGCATCGACAGCCCACTCACCCACTGACCACGGGAGACCCCATGCCTCGCAACCAGTCCGACCCGCCCGACCCGTTCGCCGCTCGGCCTCGCAGCCCTGCTGCTGGCCGCCCTGCTGGCACCCACCCTGGAGCGCACGCTGTGAGCCGTCGAGCCGCCCTCGCCGTCGCTGCGTTCGCTGCCTGCGCCGCCACCGCCAACTACCTCACCGCCCGCTATGGGCTCGTGCCTGTCGGCTTCGGCCTGATGGCCACCGCCGGAACCTACGCCGCCGGGCTCGCTCTGCTCGCTCGTGACGCCGTGCACGAAGTGGCCGGCTGGCGCTGGGTGTTCGTCGCCGTAGCGTTCGGCGCGGCGCTGTCCTGGGCGACATCTAGCCCCCGGCTCGCCATCGCCTCTACGGTCGCCTTCGCGCTTGCCGAGCTGGCAGACCTGGCGGTGTATGCGCCGCTGCGCCGCCATGGCTGGGCGCGCGCCGCCGTGGCCTCCGGCTTCGTCGGGTCGCTGATCGATACCCTCGTGTTCCTGACCATCGCCGGGTTCCCTATCACGACCCCGGTGATCGGCGGCCAGATGGTCGGCAAGGCCCTATGGGCCACCCTCCTGCCGGTGCTCGCCGTCGCCGCCTGGCGGGAGGTGCGCCGCCGTGCTCTACCTGGCCACCCCCTCCACGCCGAAGGTGCGTGAGGCGATGAGCGCAGGCCTGATCGGGTGCATGACGACCCCCAAGCAGGGCAACGTCGTTCCGCCGCGCGCCTGGTACGCAGCCGACAACGGCCGATTCGGGAAGGGCTGGCCTGGCGCTGACGCCTGGTGGGCGTGGCTCCAGGCCAAGATCACACGCCACGGAGCCGACCGCTGCCTATGGGCGCTCGCCCCCGATGAGCCGGGCAACGCGGCGGCGACGCTCACCGAGTCGCTGCCGTGGCTCGGGCGAATCCGCGGGCTCGGCGTGCCGGCAGCCTTCGCCGCGCAGGACGGGTGCGAGGCGCCCGGCATGGTGCCGTGGGACTCCCTCGACGTGCTGTTCCTAGCTGGGTCAACGGACTGGAAACTCTCTGCCGCCGCGAGTGACCTGGCCTTGACGGCGCAGGCGCTGGGCAAGCGGGTGCACATGGGCCGGGTGAACTCGCTTAGACGCCTACGCCACGCCAGCGCCTTGCGGTGCGCGACATCGGATGGGACCTATATCGCCTTCGGCCCCAACGTCAACCTGCCCCGCCTGCTTGGCTGGATGGAACAGATCACCGCCCTGGAGGCAACCGCCTGGGCTTCGAGTGCGACAGCACCGCCGGTCCGGTGATCATGTACGCCAATGAGCCCGCGGTGGTGTCGGAGGCCATCGCCGACGAGATCCGCCGCGGCAGGCATCTGATGAGAACCCGCCGCTACTACGCCGTCCGCACCGCCGTCCGCTGGGCCATCTGGGGTCCGGTCGGGATCGGCGTCTACCTCTTGATCTGCATCGACAGCCCACTCACCCACTGACCACGGGAGACCCCATGCCTCGCAACGTTTTCGACCCGCTCACCGGGCGGCTCGCCTACATCCGACCCCTCGACGAACAGCCCGTGCTGTACCACCAGCTCGTCGCTGAGCGGGGACGCCCCGGACTCGATGGGGCGCTCGTGCACGTGGCCGGTGCCCGCTGATGCCCCGCTACTTCAAGGCGGTCCGGCCCAACGGCACGGACTTCTGGTCCGGCACGATCGACTACGCCGCCGCTCTCGCCACGGGCGAGCCCATCCATCACCCCGACCCGCGCCCGGGCTCTCGTGACGCCACTCACTACCTATCGGTGGCGACCAAGGTCACCGAGTGCACGGGGATGCGCTGGCCCTGCCGCGTCTTCGTCGTCGAACCCGACGGTGAGACCTGGGCGCCGAGCTCCGGCCTGCCCCACAAGGTGGCGTGCACCTCGGTGCGCGTCGTCGAGGAGGTCGCGGCCACCCTGGCGCTCGGCCCGCAGGCCGGCGAGATCACGGCTCTGATCGAGCGGTGCACGCGGATCACCGTGACCGACATGGAGAAGCT
Encoded here:
- a CDS encoding transglycosylase SLT domain-containing protein, which codes for MRISDSDLLTQYRRAVAEWPWVAAVERPVGLPPMLLWAVASRETNMHNIVGDGGRGVGIWQRDRVSNVLPGSVEWYLQHPRRQAEDAAAMLLGAHSTFGTWHAAIAAYNAGAGAVRKALAAGVDPDSRTTQGDYAADVESRRVRLLAMTGHPAAPTATTTRSAMPAAMLSAHFARAEFACRHCGALPRGGVSLALLRALELARTRHFPDGLVIASGYRCPAHRLSQATPSSRHTKGDAADIPPVMTVQQAKACGFKGIGFNRAGLVVHVDMRPTLLGRVVTFPDAGTA
- a CDS encoding collagen-like protein, with the translated sequence MTKKLSLSLAALVAAIVGIGALLVPAQAAEKLGTARGWCVKSSTGELRTLRLTTAGKCQPGYWGPISLASGVKGPQGPAGPKGDKGDPGEGGTVVLCTAGYTSRDIVVANAAKTNADAAKLKAAQTALASAKNALVDREADALIAANNVVTAQSAVDAADSVAARLVALKALADKVLAKKSADNSVVLAGKAVVTAQAELDRIIAAISAPETFTVKACVKG
- a CDS encoding VUT family protein; translation: MPRNQSDPPDPFAARPRSPAAGRPAGTHPGAHAVSRRAALAVAAFAACAATANYLTARYGLVPVGFGLMATAGTYAAGLALLARDAVHEVAGWRWVFVAVAFGAALSWATSSPRLAIASTVAFALAELADLAVYAPLRRHGWARAAVASGFVGSLIDTLVFLTIAGFPITTPVIGGQMVGKALWATLLPVLAVAAWREVRRRALPGHPLHAEGA